A genome region from Gemmatimonadota bacterium includes the following:
- the cysC gene encoding adenylyl-sulfate kinase codes for MAGRQREARRPFVLWLTGLSGSGKSTIADRVYETLKDRGIKVERLDGDEIRSVFPDTGFDRSGRMAHIARVGYLASVLERNGISTIVSLISPYREARENARQGCGRFIEVHISTPLEVCEARDVKGLYAKSRRGEIEGFTGIGDPYEAPERPELVIDTSRQTVGESVAAVMRHIEPLI; via the coding sequence ATGGCTGGCAGACAGCGCGAGGCGCGAAGGCCCTTCGTCCTGTGGCTCACCGGGCTGTCCGGATCGGGTAAGAGTACGATCGCGGACCGGGTTTACGAAACGTTGAAAGACAGGGGAATCAAGGTGGAACGGCTCGACGGAGATGAGATCCGGTCGGTCTTTCCCGATACGGGATTCGACCGGTCGGGGCGCATGGCCCATATCGCCCGGGTGGGTTATCTCGCATCGGTCCTCGAGCGGAATGGGATCAGCACCATCGTTTCCCTCATTTCACCTTACCGGGAAGCTCGTGAAAACGCGCGGCAAGGCTGTGGGCGCTTTATCGAAGTCCACATCTCCACGCCCCTCGAGGTTTGCGAGGCGCGGGACGTCAAGGGACTCTACGCGAAGTCCCGTCGGGGTGAAATCGAGGGCTTCACCGGTATAGGCGATCCGTACGAAGCGCCGGAAAGGCCGGAACTGGTGATCGACACCTCGCGTCAAACCGTTGGGGAGTCCGTAGCCGCGGTGATGCGGCATATCGAACCCTTGATCTGA
- a CDS encoding efflux RND transporter permease subunit, which produces MNYVLAWFARNNVAANLLMMTIIVGGLLMISRIKVEIFPEFETDIVVITIRYLGAAPAEVEEAVCVRVEEAIQDLDGIKKLSSNASEGIGRILVEVDPDADARTLVHDLKSRVDAIDTFPEETEKPVIQEIIFRRQVIDVAVAGNLDESSMKRLAEEIREDLLAQPEISYVQLASVRPYEISIEVSEAALRRYGLTFTEVVSAVRNSSLDLPGGSVKTPGGEILLRSKGQALVGAEFDRIVLRSRPDGTRLLLSHVARVVDGFAETDISSRFDGKPAALVQVYRVGNENILDVSGAVHRYVEEKQAELPDGVELISWQDQSRLLESRLDLMINNGQLGFLLVFLCLALFLRIRLAFWVAMGIVICFLGTFWMMPILDASINMLSLFAFIMVLGIVVDDAIIAGENIYAHQERGMEPAEAARVGVQEIAKPITFAVLTTIVAFSPMFFVEGLMGKFFEVFPIVIILMLLFSLVESLLILPTHLRHGQPRQKDSPLPRTFLLVRPFYLALFYADKWLHDLQDNVARLLRRFVEGAYVPLLQKALAWRYVTLSIGVGAIILTIGIVAGGILRFVFFPPVENEFVSAHLTLAQGTPAEVTDRYISQIEDSAVQLRNQLGKEFSPDEPESDDGVIVNIMSAIGQQPNAARAEQNAGSLTVSDRSSHIGEVVLGLAPSETRSISGEEIVNRWRELIGPIPDVVELSFTSSLFNVGEAINIELSSTDPDDLLQATAELKRAVANYDGVVDVADDFRPGKQEIRLHVTPEGEALGITMAGLSRQVRQAFYGEEAQRIQRGRDDVRVMVRYPESERRSLGDMENMRIRTPAGIEVPFSLAARAEMGRGYSSIRRTDRKRVITVTADVNDAVASSNDIINDLTSSYLPSLMARYPGLTYTLEGQQRNQQESIESLTFGFMVALLVIYGLLAIPFKSYVQPMIIMSVIPFGIVGAVMGHLIMGFAISLLSLFGIVALSGVVVNDSLVLVDFINRGRERAGEGADLHEIIRNAGVARFRPVLLTSLTTFAGLTPILLEKSLQAQFLIPMAISLGFGVLFATAITLILVPICYYILEDGLAVVARARNRLRGQVLESAEAVETPAS; this is translated from the coding sequence ATGAACTACGTACTGGCCTGGTTCGCCCGGAACAACGTGGCGGCCAACCTGCTCATGATGACGATCATCGTGGGCGGACTGCTGATGATCTCACGGATCAAGGTCGAGATCTTTCCCGAGTTCGAGACCGATATCGTCGTCATCACGATCCGCTACCTTGGAGCGGCCCCGGCCGAGGTGGAGGAAGCGGTATGCGTCCGCGTTGAGGAGGCCATCCAGGACCTGGACGGCATCAAGAAGCTGAGTTCCAACGCGTCGGAAGGGATCGGGAGGATCCTGGTCGAAGTGGACCCCGACGCCGACGCCCGCACGCTGGTCCACGACCTGAAGTCCCGCGTGGACGCCATCGACACCTTTCCCGAGGAAACGGAAAAGCCGGTCATCCAGGAGATCATCTTCCGGCGCCAGGTCATCGACGTCGCCGTAGCCGGGAACCTGGACGAGTCCTCCATGAAACGGCTCGCCGAGGAGATCCGGGAAGACCTGCTGGCCCAGCCCGAGATCAGCTACGTGCAATTGGCAAGCGTCCGGCCGTACGAGATTTCGATCGAGGTATCGGAAGCCGCGCTGCGCCGTTACGGACTCACGTTCACCGAAGTCGTCAGCGCCGTGCGCAATTCCTCGCTCGACCTGCCCGGCGGTTCGGTGAAGACACCCGGCGGCGAGATCCTGCTTCGTTCGAAGGGGCAGGCCCTCGTCGGAGCCGAATTCGACCGGATCGTGCTGCGGTCCCGCCCCGACGGCACCCGCCTCCTGCTCAGCCACGTGGCGCGGGTCGTCGACGGCTTCGCCGAAACGGACATATCCTCCCGTTTCGACGGAAAGCCGGCCGCCCTGGTCCAGGTGTACCGTGTGGGCAACGAGAACATCCTGGATGTTTCCGGCGCCGTACATCGGTACGTGGAGGAGAAACAGGCGGAACTCCCGGACGGCGTTGAGCTGATCTCCTGGCAGGACCAGTCCCGGCTCCTGGAGAGCCGTCTCGACCTGATGATCAACAACGGCCAGCTGGGGTTCCTGCTCGTCTTTCTCTGCCTGGCTCTGTTCCTGCGTATCCGGCTGGCGTTCTGGGTCGCCATGGGGATCGTCATCTGCTTTCTCGGCACCTTCTGGATGATGCCGATCCTGGATGCTTCCATCAACATGCTTTCGCTTTTCGCCTTCATCATGGTGCTCGGCATCGTGGTGGACGACGCCATCATCGCCGGGGAAAACATCTACGCGCACCAGGAAAGGGGCATGGAACCCGCGGAGGCCGCCCGGGTGGGCGTCCAGGAAATCGCCAAGCCGATCACTTTCGCGGTTTTGACGACTATCGTCGCTTTCTCTCCGATGTTTTTCGTGGAGGGGCTCATGGGGAAATTCTTCGAGGTCTTCCCCATCGTAATCATCCTCATGCTGCTTTTTTCCCTGGTCGAGTCCCTGCTCATTCTGCCGACCCACCTGCGCCACGGGCAGCCCAGGCAAAAGGACAGCCCGCTGCCCCGTACCTTCCTGCTGGTCAGGCCCTTCTACCTGGCGCTCTTCTACGCCGACAAGTGGCTTCATGATCTCCAGGACAACGTGGCCCGGCTGCTCCGGCGCTTCGTGGAAGGCGCCTATGTTCCCCTGTTGCAGAAGGCCCTCGCCTGGCGGTACGTCACGCTTTCCATCGGCGTAGGCGCTATCATCCTTACTATCGGGATCGTGGCCGGCGGCATCCTGCGTTTCGTGTTTTTCCCTCCGGTAGAAAACGAATTCGTGTCGGCCCACCTTACCCTCGCGCAGGGCACCCCCGCGGAGGTCACCGACCGGTACATTTCGCAGATCGAGGACAGTGCCGTTCAACTGCGAAACCAGCTCGGCAAGGAGTTCTCCCCGGATGAGCCAGAAAGCGACGACGGGGTCATAGTGAACATCATGTCGGCCATCGGCCAACAGCCGAACGCGGCTCGCGCCGAGCAGAATGCGGGAAGCCTCACGGTATCCGACCGGTCGTCCCACATAGGGGAAGTCGTACTAGGTCTGGCGCCTTCGGAGACGAGGAGTATAAGCGGCGAGGAAATCGTGAACCGCTGGCGGGAGCTCATCGGTCCGATCCCGGATGTGGTGGAACTCTCGTTCACGTCCTCCCTGTTCAACGTGGGCGAGGCGATCAACATCGAACTGTCCAGTACAGATCCCGATGACCTGTTGCAGGCGACCGCGGAACTGAAACGGGCGGTGGCCAATTACGACGGCGTCGTGGACGTGGCCGATGATTTCCGGCCCGGCAAGCAGGAGATCAGGTTGCACGTCACACCCGAAGGCGAGGCCCTCGGCATCACCATGGCGGGGCTCTCCCGCCAGGTGCGCCAAGCTTTCTACGGGGAGGAAGCGCAGCGCATTCAGCGGGGCCGGGACGACGTGCGCGTGATGGTGCGTTATCCCGAATCGGAAAGACGGTCCCTGGGCGACATGGAGAACATGCGGATACGAACCCCGGCAGGAATCGAGGTCCCCTTCTCGCTCGCCGCGCGGGCGGAAATGGGCAGGGGCTACTCAAGTATCCGGCGCACGGACCGCAAGCGCGTCATCACCGTCACCGCCGATGTGAACGATGCCGTGGCCAGTTCAAATGACATCATCAACGACCTGACCTCGTCCTATCTTCCGTCGCTCATGGCCAGGTACCCCGGCCTGACCTACACGCTGGAGGGACAGCAACGCAACCAGCAGGAGTCCATCGAAAGCCTGACCTTCGGCTTCATGGTCGCCCTGCTCGTGATCTACGGACTGCTGGCCATCCCCTTCAAGTCCTACGTGCAGCCCATGATCATCATGAGCGTCATTCCCTTCGGCATCGTTGGCGCGGTGATGGGACACCTGATCATGGGATTCGCGATTTCGCTCCTCTCCCTGTTCGGCATCGTCGCGCTTTCCGGCGTCGTCGTGAACGACAGCCTGGTACTGGTGGACTTCATCAACCGCGGGCGCGAACGCGCAGGCGAGGGCGCGGATCTGCACGAGATCATCCGGAACGCGGGAGTCGCCCGTTTCCGGCCCGTGCTGCTGACCTCGCTCACGACCTTCGCGGGACTGACGCCCATCCTGCTGGAGAAGAGCCTGCAGGCGCAGTTCCTCATCCCCATGGCCATATCCCTGGGATTCGGCGTGCTCTTTGCGACGGCCATTACACTGATCCTCGTACCCATCTGCTACTACATCCTCGAAGACGGCCTCGCCGTCGTGGCCCGCGCCCGGAACAGGCTGAGAGGACAGGTCCTGGAATCCGCCGAAGCGGTCGAGACCCCGGCTTCCTGA
- the cysD gene encoding sulfate adenylyltransferase subunit CysD: MSRYTISHLMQIEAESIHVMREVVAEFERPVMLYSVGKDSSVMLHLARKAFYPQKLPFPLMHVDTGYKFEEMYDFRARMAEEYEAELIVYRNEAAIAEGANPYDLGTQRCCGLLKTQALLDGLKSGRFDAALGGARREEEKSRAKERFFSFRDRSGQWDPKNQRPELWNLYNCRIGQEESIRVFPLSNWTELDIWMYIHRENIPVVPLYFARERRVVIRGEQLIPVEGQARILPGETAQSMVCRFRTLGCSPCTGAVRSTATSVEEIIEEMMVERISERSTRIIDHDQEGSMELKKREGYF, encoded by the coding sequence ATGTCCCGGTACACCATTTCGCACCTGATGCAGATCGAGGCCGAGAGCATTCACGTGATGCGGGAAGTCGTCGCGGAATTCGAACGGCCGGTGATGCTGTATTCGGTCGGCAAGGATTCCTCGGTCATGCTGCATCTCGCGCGCAAGGCCTTCTATCCGCAGAAACTGCCCTTTCCGCTGATGCACGTCGATACCGGGTACAAGTTCGAAGAGATGTACGACTTCAGGGCGCGCATGGCCGAAGAATACGAGGCGGAACTGATCGTCTACCGCAACGAGGCCGCCATCGCCGAAGGCGCCAATCCGTACGACCTGGGCACGCAGCGGTGCTGCGGCCTGCTGAAGACGCAGGCTCTGCTCGACGGACTCAAATCAGGACGCTTCGACGCGGCCCTGGGCGGCGCCCGCCGCGAGGAGGAGAAGTCGCGCGCCAAGGAGCGGTTCTTTTCTTTCCGGGACCGGTCAGGCCAGTGGGATCCGAAGAACCAGCGGCCCGAACTGTGGAACCTCTACAACTGCCGCATCGGCCAGGAGGAATCCATCCGGGTGTTTCCCCTTTCCAACTGGACCGAGCTGGACATCTGGATGTACATCCACCGGGAGAACATCCCGGTCGTGCCTCTGTACTTCGCCCGGGAGCGCCGGGTCGTGATCCGGGGCGAACAATTGATTCCCGTGGAGGGACAGGCCCGCATCCTACCCGGTGAAACCGCTCAATCCATGGTCTGCCGGTTCCGCACCCTGGGCTGTTCTCCATGCACCGGCGCCGTAAGATCCACCGCCACTTCCGTCGAAGAGATCATCGAGGAAATGATGGTGGAGCGCATATCCGAGCGTTCCACGCGCATCATCGACCACGACCAGGAAGGTTCGATGGAGCTGAAGAAGCGGGAAGGCTACTTCTAG
- a CDS encoding UvrD-helicase domain-containing protein encodes MPFHADLHLHSHYSRATSKNLNLEHLYKWAQLKGIRVVGTGDFVHPGWMDELEEKLQPAEEGLFRLKPDLEKAMTDQVPAACRAPVRFMLTVEISNIYKRLGGVRKVHNIIFAPGFEAARSLQARLGAIGNIRSDGRPILGLDSRDLLEITLETDPMACLIPAHVWTPWFSALGSKGGFDRISDCYGDLTEHIFAVETGLSSDPLMNWRLEQLDPYVLVSNSDAHSPGKLGRETTLFDTSCDYPAIYSALSDPEDTGLTGTVEFYPEEGKYHYDGHRKCRRRMHPRETIAADGRCPECGKAVTVGVMARVEELADRPEGKRPARARHFFSVIPLPEIIGEAKQVGAGSKTVDLVYQAMLARLGSELKILLDVPEDDIEQEAGPLIAEGIRRMRVGEVDILPGYDGDYGVIKLFNQADRLGGDTQIALLDELPVEAKAPSRENRPKDTPEREEAAPEREEETPIRTNGTVEVADKPPVLSEFVEPAAPAAAAPEPEPHGTLSSVAVLEAPGTPENAASDDGRLNEDQRKAVRHREGHLLIVAGPGTGKTHTLTHRMAYLARHETTPGRMLAVTFTNKAAGEMKTRLESLLDGQAEEAMVGTFHGICLALMRQWSRHTSIPFSLSVATPDDQDRLARAQWPRDNAAQRRRRLEEVARWKASDRSGEIPEAVSAYTRLLRRHGLLDFDDVILETTKLLRSDERFRNSVHERFRYVFVDEYQDINPAQHALLKILAEGGARITAIGDPNQAIYGFRGADIRYFHSFADDFPGARVQYLKENYRSAASLLDASSQVMGASSQSTAPPLVAALYVQGRLVIKETRSDKAEAEYVVHQIERLAGGTSLFSQDSGRLEGGTDPDEERSFGDVAVLYRTKSQNTALIEAFERSGIPYQVAGDTSLINRPGVQEMVTLLQLGDGRTTRAVTTASALRCLSSMIDGLGDRTVELIEGIWNQRTQITIDHVRDLMDRPRLLMKRSRAGVEALLDDLNAINAGLEKNTAADVLKNLARTSVWDKMKWRYPRADDSLRELIRCARIEADLAVLLDKLLLSQEYDAYGEVAEHVNLMTLHAAKGLEFPVVFVVGCEDGLVPLQQGGMESDVEEERRLFYVAMTRARERLYLVRSKKRMLFGEVRSTRPSPFLTDIEEQLKQYDKTRGPGRRRRKAKPRPSKQMGLFG; translated from the coding sequence TTGCCCTTCCACGCCGATCTGCATCTCCACTCCCATTACTCCCGGGCGACCAGCAAGAATCTGAACCTGGAGCACCTGTACAAGTGGGCCCAGTTGAAGGGAATCCGCGTGGTGGGTACCGGGGACTTCGTCCATCCTGGCTGGATGGACGAGCTGGAGGAGAAACTGCAACCGGCCGAGGAAGGGTTGTTCCGGCTGAAACCCGATCTCGAAAAGGCGATGACCGACCAGGTGCCGGCTGCCTGCCGGGCGCCGGTCCGATTTATGCTGACGGTCGAGATCTCGAACATCTACAAGCGGCTCGGCGGCGTCCGAAAGGTACACAATATCATTTTTGCGCCGGGATTCGAAGCCGCCAGGTCGCTACAGGCCCGCCTGGGCGCCATCGGCAATATCCGGTCGGACGGTCGGCCCATCCTGGGGCTGGACTCCCGGGACCTGCTGGAGATCACCCTGGAGACCGATCCGATGGCCTGTCTCATCCCGGCACACGTCTGGACGCCCTGGTTTTCCGCCCTGGGTTCCAAGGGGGGATTCGACCGGATATCGGACTGCTACGGCGATCTCACGGAGCATATCTTCGCGGTCGAAACCGGCCTGTCGTCCGACCCGCTCATGAACTGGAGGCTGGAACAGCTCGACCCCTACGTGCTCGTATCGAACTCCGACGCCCATTCGCCCGGGAAGCTGGGCAGGGAAACCACCCTGTTCGATACGTCCTGCGACTATCCCGCGATCTACAGCGCCCTCTCCGATCCGGAAGACACCGGGCTGACGGGGACGGTGGAGTTCTATCCCGAAGAGGGCAAGTATCACTACGACGGACACAGGAAGTGCAGGAGAAGGATGCATCCCCGGGAGACTATTGCCGCGGATGGACGGTGCCCGGAATGCGGCAAGGCCGTGACCGTGGGCGTCATGGCCCGCGTGGAAGAGCTCGCGGACCGGCCCGAAGGGAAAAGACCCGCTCGCGCGCGCCATTTCTTCAGTGTGATTCCCCTCCCCGAGATCATCGGCGAGGCGAAACAGGTCGGCGCCGGATCCAAAACGGTGGACCTGGTCTATCAGGCCATGCTCGCGCGCCTGGGCAGCGAACTCAAGATACTCCTGGACGTTCCCGAAGATGACATCGAACAGGAGGCGGGGCCGTTGATCGCCGAAGGCATTCGACGCATGCGGGTCGGCGAGGTGGATATCCTGCCGGGGTATGACGGAGATTACGGGGTGATCAAGTTGTTTAACCAGGCGGACCGTCTGGGCGGCGATACGCAGATCGCCCTGCTGGACGAACTGCCCGTGGAAGCGAAAGCACCGTCCCGCGAGAACAGGCCGAAAGATACGCCGGAGAGGGAGGAAGCGGCGCCGGAGAGGGAGGAAGAGACGCCGATACGCACCAATGGGACGGTTGAGGTCGCAGATAAACCGCCGGTCCTGTCGGAGTTCGTGGAACCCGCGGCTCCGGCGGCCGCGGCGCCGGAGCCGGAGCCTCACGGAACCCTGTCTTCCGTGGCCGTGCTCGAGGCGCCCGGGACACCGGAAAACGCGGCATCGGATGACGGCCGCCTCAACGAAGACCAACGGAAGGCCGTAAGGCATCGCGAGGGCCATCTCCTTATCGTGGCGGGGCCCGGCACCGGAAAAACCCACACGCTCACCCACCGCATGGCTTACCTGGCGCGGCATGAAACCACACCCGGACGGATGCTGGCCGTGACCTTCACCAACAAGGCCGCCGGCGAAATGAAGACGCGGCTGGAAAGCCTCCTCGACGGCCAGGCCGAGGAGGCCATGGTCGGCACGTTTCACGGGATCTGCCTCGCCCTTATGCGCCAATGGTCGCGCCATACGAGCATCCCGTTCAGCCTGAGCGTGGCGACGCCCGACGACCAGGACCGACTGGCCCGCGCGCAGTGGCCGCGGGACAACGCCGCGCAGCGCAGGCGGCGGCTGGAAGAGGTAGCCCGGTGGAAGGCATCGGATCGAAGCGGTGAAATCCCGGAAGCGGTTTCGGCCTATACCCGCCTCCTGCGCAGACATGGGCTGCTGGACTTCGACGACGTCATCCTGGAGACCACCAAGCTGCTCCGATCGGACGAGCGGTTCCGGAATAGCGTGCACGAGCGGTTCCGCTACGTTTTCGTGGACGAATACCAGGACATCAATCCAGCCCAGCACGCCCTGCTGAAGATCCTGGCGGAAGGTGGCGCGCGAATCACCGCCATTGGTGATCCCAACCAGGCCATATACGGATTTCGCGGAGCGGACATCCGGTATTTCCATTCATTCGCGGACGATTTCCCCGGTGCGCGGGTACAGTACCTCAAGGAGAACTACCGTTCCGCGGCTTCCCTCCTCGACGCCTCGTCGCAGGTCATGGGCGCCTCCAGCCAGTCTACGGCGCCCCCCCTGGTCGCCGCGCTCTACGTCCAGGGGCGCCTCGTCATCAAAGAAACCCGATCGGACAAGGCCGAGGCCGAGTACGTCGTACACCAGATCGAACGACTGGCGGGCGGAACCAGCCTCTTCTCCCAGGACTCGGGCCGCCTGGAAGGCGGGACGGATCCGGACGAGGAACGATCCTTCGGAGACGTCGCCGTACTGTACCGGACGAAGAGCCAGAATACGGCCCTGATAGAGGCCTTCGAACGCAGCGGGATTCCTTACCAGGTCGCTGGCGACACGTCCCTCATCAACCGGCCGGGCGTACAGGAGATGGTCACCCTGCTTCAACTGGGCGACGGACGGACCACGCGGGCCGTCACCACCGCGTCGGCGCTGCGGTGTCTGTCGTCGATGATTGACGGACTGGGAGACCGGACCGTGGAGCTCATCGAAGGTATCTGGAATCAGCGCACGCAGATCACGATCGACCATGTGCGGGACCTGATGGACCGGCCGCGCCTGCTCATGAAGCGATCCAGGGCCGGCGTGGAAGCCCTGTTGGACGACCTGAACGCCATTAACGCCGGCCTGGAGAAAAACACGGCGGCCGACGTATTGAAAAACCTGGCCCGCACTTCCGTCTGGGATAAAATGAAATGGCGCTATCCCAGGGCGGACGACAGTCTGCGCGAGCTGATCCGGTGCGCCCGAATCGAGGCGGATCTGGCGGTCCTGCTCGACAAGCTGCTGCTCAGCCAGGAATACGATGCCTACGGAGAAGTGGCGGAGCATGTGAATCTCATGACCCTTCACGCGGCCAAGGGGCTGGAATTCCCGGTCGTATTCGTCGTGGGCTGCGAGGACGGTCTGGTGCCCCTGCAACAAGGCGGCATGGAGTCCGACGTGGAGGAGGAACGCCGCCTGTTTTACGTGGCCATGACCCGCGCCAGGGAACGGCTTTACCTCGTACGGTCGAAGAAGCGCATGCTGTTCGGCGAGGTGCGCTCGACCCGGCCGTCGCCATTCCTGACCGATATCGAAGAACAGTTGAAGCAGTACGATAAAACGCGTGGACCGGGTCGGCGGCGGAGAAAGGCGAAACCGAGGCCGTCGAAACAAATGGGCCTGTTCGGATAG
- a CDS encoding efflux transporter outer membrane subunit: MRALCAMLTSAALFCGCASVPKPQFPSLQTPAPPEWTAAPSDKGRIGARWWTDFSDAGLNALIDEALSRNFELETATGRMRAARAQARIVGAPLFPQVSLDFNRSRQRRNFIGFPIPGSSGGVLNTTSTNYGVSTNINWEIDLWGRLSDDKAAALADLQGSQADLHGVRSSVAGQTAKAWFSAIEARRQLELARATRDNFKVVNERIENRYARGLRPALDLRLSLSNVAAAEAVVLQRMQAYDSVVRQLEILLGRYPSAELTIAADLPAVPAAVPAGLPADLIARRPDLMLAERRLAAAGARIGVAKKARYPAIRLTGSGGTSSAALTDLLDGDFIVWSLASSLLQPLFQGGRLRAGVDLAEANRDQVLANFAGQALRAYGEVETALVADTLLKQREAALLEASTQAAAARELAESRYHSGLSDVITMLDAQRRAFESEGQYLAVRRQRLDARVDLYLALGGGFDHAGPETGKTRE, encoded by the coding sequence GTGAGAGCACTCTGCGCCATGCTCACATCCGCGGCGTTGTTTTGTGGTTGCGCCTCGGTGCCGAAGCCGCAGTTCCCTTCCCTCCAGACTCCTGCTCCTCCCGAATGGACCGCCGCCCCGTCGGACAAAGGCCGGATCGGGGCGCGGTGGTGGACGGATTTCAGCGACGCCGGGTTGAATGCGCTCATCGACGAAGCCCTCTCCCGCAACTTCGAACTCGAGACCGCCACCGGCCGCATGCGGGCCGCGCGGGCCCAGGCGCGCATCGTCGGCGCGCCTCTTTTTCCGCAGGTCAGCCTGGACTTCAACCGGTCGCGGCAGCGCCGGAACTTCATCGGATTTCCCATTCCGGGCAGTAGTGGCGGAGTGTTGAACACCACGTCGACGAATTACGGCGTATCGACCAACATCAACTGGGAAATCGATCTCTGGGGCCGGCTCAGCGATGACAAGGCGGCCGCGCTGGCGGACCTGCAGGGCTCACAGGCCGATCTGCACGGGGTCCGATCATCCGTCGCGGGGCAGACCGCCAAGGCGTGGTTCTCCGCCATCGAGGCACGGCGCCAGCTCGAACTGGCCCGGGCGACCCGGGACAATTTCAAGGTGGTGAACGAACGCATCGAAAACCGGTACGCGCGCGGTCTCAGGCCCGCCCTGGACCTGCGCCTGTCGCTCTCCAACGTGGCCGCGGCGGAGGCGGTCGTGCTGCAGAGGATGCAGGCGTACGACAGCGTCGTCAGGCAGCTAGAGATCCTCCTGGGCAGGTATCCGTCGGCCGAGCTGACGATAGCCGCGGACCTTCCGGCGGTACCGGCCGCCGTACCCGCGGGACTTCCCGCCGATCTCATCGCGCGGCGTCCCGACCTGATGCTCGCCGAACGGCGGCTCGCGGCGGCCGGCGCACGAATCGGAGTGGCAAAAAAGGCACGGTATCCGGCCATTCGCCTGACCGGCTCGGGCGGGACCTCCTCGGCCGCACTGACCGACCTGCTCGACGGTGACTTCATCGTCTGGAGTCTTGCATCCAGCCTGCTGCAGCCCCTGTTCCAGGGCGGGCGGCTCCGCGCGGGCGTCGACCTGGCGGAAGCCAACCGCGACCAGGTCCTGGCGAATTTCGCGGGCCAGGCCCTCCGCGCTTACGGCGAGGTGGAAACCGCCCTGGTGGCGGACACGCTCCTCAAACAGCGGGAAGCGGCGCTGCTGGAAGCTTCGACACAGGCCGCGGCCGCCCGCGAACTCGCGGAGTCGCGGTATCACAGTGGGCTGAGCGACGTGATCACCATGCTGGACGCCCAGCGGCGCGCCTTCGAATCCGAAGGACAGTACCTGGCCGTTCGGAGACAGCGGCTGGACGCCCGGGTAGACCTCTACCTGGCGCTGGGAGGCGGTTTTGACCATGCGGGACCGGAAACAGGAAAAACACGGGAGTAA
- a CDS encoding efflux RND transporter periplasmic adaptor subunit, producing MNKWVKVFLPLAIILGSLLILVFLVRSRPVVESKPPAVPPPLVRATTAILDTVQLTVRSQGAVMPRTESALSAETDGQIVYVSPSFVPGGFFEEDELLVRLDPRDAELAVTRAAADTARFATAMQIEQEEARLAQDEWRRLGSGAPMPLVLREPQLAQARANLEASVAALEQAKLNLERTEIRAPYAGRVRKKNVDVGQFLRRGEALATIYAINYAEIRLPIPDEELAFFDTPMQFRGETGRAAGPPVVISTEFAGRQHSWNGRVVRMEGEIDPMSRMVYAVARVQNPYGRGANPDRPPLGIGMFIEAEILGKHYPDVAALPRTAMHGENRIGVIDEENRLRFRNVEVLRIESDRVLILSGIETGERVCLSALETQVDGMEVRILDSSSSGPVVQEQEGTGK from the coding sequence ATGAACAAATGGGTTAAGGTATTTCTTCCGCTGGCCATCATCCTTGGATCGCTGCTGATCCTGGTATTCCTGGTCCGCAGCAGGCCCGTCGTGGAGAGCAAGCCGCCGGCAGTGCCACCGCCGCTGGTTCGCGCAACCACCGCGATCCTGGACACGGTACAGCTCACCGTGCGGTCCCAGGGCGCCGTGATGCCGAGGACCGAAAGCGCGCTCTCGGCGGAGACGGACGGCCAGATCGTCTACGTTTCGCCCTCCTTCGTACCCGGTGGATTCTTCGAAGAAGACGAACTGCTGGTGCGCCTCGACCCGCGCGACGCGGAACTGGCGGTCACGCGGGCCGCCGCGGATACGGCCCGGTTCGCCACCGCAATGCAGATTGAGCAGGAAGAAGCCCGCCTGGCCCAGGACGAATGGCGCCGGCTGGGCTCGGGCGCGCCCATGCCGTTGGTGTTGCGGGAACCCCAGCTTGCCCAGGCCCGCGCCAACCTGGAAGCTTCGGTCGCGGCGCTTGAACAAGCGAAGCTCAATCTGGAACGGACGGAGATTCGCGCTCCGTACGCCGGCAGAGTGAGGAAGAAAAACGTGGATGTCGGGCAGTTCCTCCGCCGGGGCGAGGCGCTGGCGACCATCTACGCCATCAATTACGCCGAAATCCGGCTGCCCATACCCGACGAAGAACTGGCGTTTTTCGACACGCCCATGCAATTCCGCGGCGAGACGGGCCGGGCCGCCGGCCCTCCTGTCGTGATCAGCACCGAGTTCGCCGGCCGGCAACACAGTTGGAACGGCAGGGTGGTTCGCATGGAAGGCGAGATCGATCCCATGAGCCGGATGGTCTACGCCGTGGCCAGAGTACAGAATCCCTATGGCCGTGGCGCGAATCCCGACCGGCCGCCCCTGGGCATCGGCATGTTCATCGAAGCGGAGATCCTTGGCAAGCACTATCCCGACGTGGCGGCATTGCCCCGGACGGCCATGCATGGCGAAAACCGGATCGGCGTGATCGATGAAGAGAACAGGCTCCGGTTCCGCAACGTGGAGGTACTGAGGATAGAGTCGGACCGGGTGCTCATCCTGAGCGGAATCGAAACGGGCGAACGCGTCTGCCTGTCCGCCCTGGAGACCCAGGTGGACGGAATGGAAGTGCGCATACTTGATTCGAGTTCGTCCGGACCGGTCGTACAGGAACAGGAAGGCACGGGTAAATGA